A window from Nocardioides mesophilus encodes these proteins:
- a CDS encoding NAD(P)-dependent alcohol dehydrogenase translates to MKALTQDRYGTTDVLKFRDIERPRAGEGQVLVRIVAAGMDRGAWHFMAGEPYLMRILGFGFRAPSVPVPGTNFAGVVEAVGLGVREYQPGDEVYGATRGTFAEYAVTATGKIAPKPSQLSFEQAAVLPYPTFVAMQALRDHGRVQSGQRVLVVGASGAVGTIAVQLAVAYGATVTGVCSGEHAGLVRSLGAGDVIDYRTQDLADGSRRFDLVLDIGGRTSLARLRRALTRSGTLVILGGEGDRWIGGTQRQLWAGVLTHFVPQQLGAFVVKENSGELLRMNELVAAEKVAPVLGRTFPLADGAAAVAAFEKGDTKGRIVIMP, encoded by the coding sequence ATGAAAGCTCTCACCCAGGACCGGTACGGCACCACGGACGTGTTGAAGTTCCGCGACATCGAACGCCCCCGCGCGGGCGAGGGCCAGGTTTTGGTCCGCATCGTCGCGGCCGGGATGGATCGCGGCGCGTGGCACTTCATGGCCGGCGAGCCGTACCTCATGCGGATTCTCGGCTTCGGGTTCCGAGCCCCGAGCGTCCCGGTACCGGGAACCAACTTCGCCGGTGTGGTCGAGGCCGTCGGCCTCGGCGTCCGCGAGTACCAGCCGGGTGACGAGGTGTACGGCGCCACCCGCGGGACCTTCGCCGAGTACGCGGTGACAGCGACCGGCAAGATCGCCCCGAAGCCCTCGCAGCTGTCGTTCGAGCAAGCCGCCGTGCTGCCCTACCCGACGTTCGTCGCCATGCAGGCGCTGCGCGACCACGGCCGGGTCCAGTCAGGACAGCGGGTCCTCGTTGTCGGCGCGTCCGGCGCCGTCGGCACGATCGCGGTCCAGCTCGCGGTCGCGTACGGGGCCACCGTGACGGGCGTGTGCAGTGGCGAGCACGCCGGCCTGGTGCGCTCGCTCGGCGCCGGCGACGTCATCGACTACCGGACGCAGGACCTCGCCGACGGCTCCCGCCGCTTCGACCTCGTCCTCGACATTGGTGGTCGGACCTCGTTGGCCCGGCTGCGCCGCGCACTTACACGGTCCGGCACGCTCGTCATCCTCGGCGGTGAGGGCGACCGTTGGATCGGCGGCACCCAACGTCAGCTGTGGGCCGGGGTCCTGACGCACTTCGTGCCGCAGCAGCTCGGCGCGTTCGTGGTCAAGGAGAACAGCGGCGAGCTGCTGCGGATGAACGAGCTAGTCGCCGCCGAGAAGGTGGCCCCTGTCCTCGGGCGAACCTTCCCGCTGGCCGACGGCGCTGCGGCCGTCGCAGCCTTCGAGAAGGGCGACACGAAGGGCCGCATCGTCATCATGCCGTGA
- a CDS encoding response regulator has protein sequence MRVVIADDQPIICRGFADLLSAQPDIEVAGTASDGVELMALVARENPDVALVDIRMPRMDGIEATARIAAASSTRVLILTTFDVDEYVFDALRAGASGFLLKDVTGERLVEAVRMVSEGSMLLGPTITRRLVEDFGSRRRPRHDPLVEGGLTAREREVLLLLGQGRSNAEIAATLVVSVETVKSHVAEVLRKLGLRDRVQVVVWCYENGLLQPGK, from the coding sequence ATGAGGGTCGTGATCGCGGACGACCAGCCCATCATCTGCCGCGGGTTCGCCGACCTGCTGTCTGCCCAACCCGACATCGAAGTCGCCGGCACTGCCTCTGACGGCGTCGAGCTGATGGCCCTCGTCGCAAGGGAGAACCCAGATGTGGCGCTCGTCGACATCCGGATGCCCCGGATGGACGGCATCGAGGCCACCGCGAGGATCGCCGCGGCCTCGTCGACCCGGGTCCTCATCCTGACCACCTTCGACGTCGACGAGTACGTCTTCGACGCTCTCCGTGCGGGCGCCAGCGGCTTCCTCCTCAAGGACGTCACTGGTGAACGTCTGGTCGAGGCCGTTCGCATGGTCAGCGAGGGGTCGATGCTGCTCGGCCCCACCATCACCCGCAGGCTGGTGGAGGACTTCGGCTCACGCCGGCGACCCCGGCACGACCCTCTGGTGGAGGGAGGACTCACCGCACGTGAGCGCGAGGTGCTGCTCCTCCTGGGGCAGGGAAGGTCGAACGCGGAGATCGCAGCGACGCTGGTCGTCTCGGTCGAGACCGTCAAGAGCCACGTCGCCGAGGTGCTGCGCAAGCTCGGGTTGCGCGACCGGGTGCAAGTCGTCGTGTGGTGCTACGAGAACGGTCTGCTTCAGCCAGGAAAGTGA
- a CDS encoding sensor histidine kinase, which yields MVQSTARPLWGLLGSVLLVAAPLAALRSTWFGVLLVVPRLAMAVAAGLAWPWTAYAALMAVAVCSSWRRPRLAWLVAAVALAQPVIAIWSRGKMMTPGGSVEFGMFGQTTGVLLFATLFYAVATVLVMLLPVLLRREAARDRDLRDLLRGRREVQREATVLDERSRLARDLHDVVAHHVSLIAVRAETAPYTFPDLSPDVRAAFAEIADESRLALRELRGVLGVLRRTSDAAPRTPQPTATDIEQLVLDARSTNATVTASLRDLEGVSPAAGYVAYRVVQEALTNSRRHAPDAAVDVTAHGDGGGGISVRVANSLPQTDAAWEHGQGITGMTERVAAAGGRLEVMSHDGLFVAEAHIPESGSPEPDREVGGRA from the coding sequence GTGGTGCAGTCGACCGCACGTCCGCTGTGGGGCCTGCTGGGCAGTGTCCTGCTCGTCGCTGCTCCGCTGGCGGCACTCCGATCTACTTGGTTTGGCGTCCTCCTCGTCGTCCCTCGACTGGCGATGGCAGTCGCGGCCGGACTGGCGTGGCCGTGGACTGCCTACGCGGCACTAATGGCAGTGGCTGTCTGCAGCTCGTGGAGGCGGCCGCGGCTCGCGTGGCTGGTCGCAGCGGTCGCCCTAGCCCAGCCCGTGATCGCCATCTGGTCCCGCGGCAAGATGATGACCCCCGGTGGGTCCGTCGAGTTCGGCATGTTCGGGCAGACCACGGGCGTGCTGCTCTTCGCGACACTCTTCTACGCCGTTGCGACGGTCCTGGTGATGTTGCTGCCGGTGCTGTTGCGCCGCGAAGCAGCACGGGACCGCGACCTGCGCGACCTGCTCCGTGGACGGCGGGAGGTGCAGCGTGAGGCAACCGTCCTGGACGAGCGGTCCCGACTGGCACGCGACCTGCACGACGTCGTAGCGCACCACGTGTCGCTGATCGCGGTGCGTGCCGAGACCGCGCCCTACACCTTCCCGGACCTGTCGCCCGACGTCCGCGCGGCCTTCGCCGAGATCGCGGATGAGTCGAGGCTTGCACTCCGCGAGCTGCGCGGGGTGCTCGGCGTGCTGCGGCGCACCAGTGACGCAGCACCGCGGACACCCCAGCCGACGGCTACAGACATCGAACAGCTGGTGCTCGACGCACGGTCGACGAACGCCACCGTGACGGCGTCACTGCGTGACCTCGAGGGGGTCTCGCCGGCCGCTGGCTACGTCGCCTACCGGGTCGTCCAGGAGGCCCTCACGAACTCTCGGCGGCACGCCCCGGACGCAGCCGTCGACGTCACGGCACACGGGGACGGGGGCGGTGGCATCTCCGTCCGGGTGGCCAACTCTCTCCCCCAGACGGACGCGGCGTGGGAGCACGGACAGGGCATCACGGGCATGACGGAGCGGGTGGCCGCAGCCGGCGGTCGCTTGGAGGTCATGAGTCACGACGGACTCTTCGTCGCCGAGGCCCACATCCCGGAGTCGGGAAGCCCGGAGCCGGATCGAGAAGTTGGAGGCCGCGCATGA